ATCCGACGTCGAGGCCTGATCACCTGATCGAGGCAGCCGCCCGCCATGTTCACCATTGATGATCTTGCCGATCGCCTCGACGGTTATCTCAGCGCCGAGGAGATCGCGCAGGTCAAACGCGCTTTCTATTACGCCGAACAGGCCCACGATGGCCAGCGTCGCCGCTCCGGTGAACCCTATGTGACCCATCCGCTGGCGGTCGCCAATATCCTTGCCAACATGCACATGGATCATCAGAGCCTGATGGCCGCCATGCTGCATGATGTGATCGAGGATACCGGCATCACCAAGGAGGCGCTGGCCCAGCAGTTCGGCGAAGAAGTCGCGGAACTGGTCGATGGCGTTTCGAAGCTGACCCAGATCACCTTCGAGGACAAGGCGGTCGCACAGGCGGAGAACTTCCAGAAGATGGTGATGGCGATGTCGCGCGATATTCGCGTCATCATCGTCAAGCTCGCCGACCGATTGCACAACATGCGCACGCTCGGTGCGCTCCGGCCGGACAAGAAGCGCCGTATTGCCCGCGAGACGCTGGAGATCTACGCCCGCATCGCCAGCCGACTGGGTATCAACACCATCCGCGTCGAGCTTGAAGATCTCTCCTTTCAGGCGATCCATCCGATGCGCGCCGAGCGCATTCAGCGTGCTGTCACTCGTGCTCGCGGTCATCGCCGCTCGATGGTGCGCCACATTCAGAGCACCCTGCAAAAGTGTCTGGATGACGATGAACTGCCGGGCACCGTGATCGGCCGGCAGAAGCACCTGCTGTCGATCTATCGCAAGATGCGCGACAAGCAGAAGTCATTCAATGAGCTGATGGATGTGTTCGGCTTTCGCATCATCACCGATCGGGTCGACACCTGTTACCGCATCCTGGGAGCGGTACACAATCTCTACAAGCCGGTTCCCGGACGCTTCAAGGACTACATCGCGATTCCCAAGGCGAACGGTTATCAGAGCCTGCATACGACCCTGTTCGGCAGTAACGGTATCCCCATTGAAGTGCAGATTCGCACCCGCGAGATGGAAGCGATGGCCAACAATGGTGTTGCGGCGCACTGGCTTTACAAGGCCGGCCAGACCGATCGACCGATTGCCATGGGTAGCCACGCCCGAGCCCGCGAATGGGTGCGCGGGCTGCTCGAAATGCAGCGCCACGCCGGTAACTCGCTGGAATTCATCGAACACGTCAAGAACGATCTGTTCCCCGACGATACCTATGTCTTCACGCCTCGCGGCGACATCATGGAGCTGCCGCGCGGCGCCACCGCCGTGGATTTTGCCTACGCCGTCCATACCGATATCGGCAACAGCTGCATCGCCTGTCGCATCGATCGTCATCTGGCGCCGCTGTCGACCCCCTTGCAGAGCGGTCAAACGGTAGAGATCATCACCGCACCGGGCGCCCGGCCGAATCTGGCCTGGCTCTCTTTCGTGGTGACCGCCAAGGCACGCTCGGCAGTACGTCACTTCCTCAAGAATCAGCAGCGCAGTGACTCCATCATGCTTGGCCGGCGATTGCTCAATCAGTCACTGGCACAGTTCGATACCCGGCTCGATGAGCTGCCGCCGCGGCGTATCGATGGTGCGCTGGATACCTTCGGACTGGAAACGCTCGACGATCTGCTCGACAGTATCGGTCTGGGCACGCGTACCGTTCAGAGCGTGGTGCATCGACTGGTTTGCGACGAGCACGCCGGCGAAGGCAGTGCCGTCAAGGGCACGGGGCCGATCGCCATCAGCGGGGCGCGCAATATGGTGATCGACTTCGCCCGCTGCTGTTATCCGCTGCCGGGCGATCGCATCGTCGGTCATCTCAGCGCCGGTCGCGGTATGGTCGTACACCGCCATGACTGCACCAATCTCGGCGAGTGTCAGCAGGACCCCGAAAAATGCCTGCCCATTCAGTGGTCAGAGCATGTCGAGGGTGATTTCCCGGTGGGATTGCGGCTGGAGATCGAGACCCGCCGAGGGCTGATCGCCGAGCTGGCCAGTCTGATTACCGATGCCGAAGCCAACATTGAACGCATCGGTATCGAGGAGCGCGACGAACGTCTATCGCTCGTCAACCTGACCCTGACGGTACGCAACCGCAATCATCTGGCGACCATTATTCGTCGTCTGCGCAATCTCAGTCATGTCAGCCGGGTCGCCCGCGTTCAGCAATGAGCCGGCTACCCGCTTCATTCATCGCGCAAGTCGCCCGGCTCCGGCACTGCCGGGTTTCGTTCTTCAGGAGAACTTCATGAGCAATCGAGCTGCCATCCATACCGATCGTGCGCCGGCCGCCATCGGCCCGTATTCGCAGGCCATCAAGGCCGGCAATACCATCTATCTGTCAGGCCAGATCCCGCTCGATCCGACCAACATGGAGCTGGTGGGCGGCGATATCGAACTGCAGGCCCGTCAGGTATTCGACAATATGGCGGCGGTCTGTCGCGAGGCCGGCGGGTCGCTCTCCGATGTGGTCAAGCTCAACCTCTATCTCACCGATCTCGACAACTTCTCCAAGGTCAACCAGATCATGGAGGAGTACTTCGACGAGCCGTATCCAGCCCGTGCCGCCGTCGGCGTCAAGGCGCTGCCCCGCGGCAGTCAGGTTGAAGCGGAAGGGATCATGCTGCTGGGCGACTGAGCCACTCGCGCTGCGCCGGATCATTACGATCCGGCGCTATCGACTTCAGACCGGCTCGGCGGGCATAAAGCCGCCCTGGCGCAGGATATCCTCATAGCCCTCGCGGAAGGTGGGATAGCGGAAGTCATATCCCGTCTCGATCAGGCGACGACTGTCACAGCGCTTGCTGGCGCGACGTCGCAGCGGTGACTGGATTTCATTGGAAGGTTCCACCTTCAGACGCCGTGCCAGCCACATCATCACCTCATGCAACGGCGCCGATTCACGATCGCTGGCCAGATAGACCGCTTCCGGCGATTTGCCTTCAAACACTCGCCGGATCAGGAAGTCCAGCACCCCGGCGCAGTCGTCGCGATGAATGCGGTTGGAGTACATGACCGGTGTCGCAGGTGCAATCCGGCCCTCACGCACCTGACCGATCAATCGTTCACGACCCGGGCCATAGATGCCGGAAAAGCGTACCGTGGTTCCGGGAAGCGGGCTGCGCTCCAGACGCTGCTCGGCTTCGATCAGCCGTTGTCCCGAAAAGCTGGCGGGCTCCAGCGGACTCTCTTCATCAACCGTCTCACCCTGTTGCTGACCGTAGACGGAAGTCGAGGAGACGAAAAAGACATGCTGCGGTGGGTGGCGACGCGCTTCAAAGTGATCCAGAGTGGCGGTCAGACCGTCGACATAGGCCGTCTGATAGGCCTTTTCTTCGAACCGATCGGCACTGATGGCATATACTATGATGTCGGCGTCGGGTAGCGTATTCAGCGCATCCGGCGCATTGACGTCGAGGGCCACGCCTTCGATGCCGGTCTCGGCCAGGGTCGCAATGCTGTTGCGACGGACACCAATCACGCGATGGCCCTGTGCAACCAGCAGCCGGCCCAGTGCGGTGCCCACGTCGCCACAACCCAATATGAGGATGGTCCTGTTCACTTTCATCCAGCTCCTTGCCAGCAGGATCATGACAACGCACGATTCCGGAAGATGATAACCTTTCCCTGTCTCAAGTGACGCCTCGGGTCCAGGTCATGACTTTAACAGAACTCCGCTACATCGTAACCTTGGCTCAGGAGCGCCATTTCGGCCGCGCCGCCGAGCGTTGCTTTGTCTCCCAGCCGACCCTCTCCGTAGCGGTCAAGAAGCTCGAGGACGAACTGGGCGTAGCGCTGTTCGAGCGCAGCAAATCTACCGTCCAGGTCACCCCGTTGGGTGAACGCATCGTGGCGCAGGCCGGCCGTGTGCTGGAACAGGCCAACACAATTCGCGAGCTCGCCAGCGAAGGCAAGGACCAGCTCTCCAGCCCATTGCGCATTGGCGCCATCTATACCATCGGGCCCTATCTGTTCCCGCATCTGATTCCTGCGCTCGCCGAGCAGGCCCCACAGATGCCGCTCTACATCGAAGAGAGCCTGACCGGCGAGCTGCGTCGGCGACTGCGTTCGGGCGAGCTGGACGTGATCGTCGTGGCGCTGCCGTTCAACGAGCCCGATGTGCTGACGCGATCGCTCTATGAGGAGCCCTTCAAGGTACTGTTACCCGCCGGTCACCAGTGGCTGTCGCATACCGAGATCGACAAGGAGTGGCTGCTCGAAGAGCGGTTGCTGTTGCTCGGTGAAGGGCACTGTTTCCGCGATCAGATCCTTGAAGCCTGTCCGGCGATCAATTCGCAGCTCAGCCATCCCGATAACCCTCTGGTTGCAGAGGGCGGTTCGCTGGAAACCATTCGTCACATGGTGGCGTCAGGGCTGGGCATCACGATACTGCCGCAATCGGCGATGGGTACCGATCACTACGGTAACGGGCTGCTGGAGAGCCGACCCTTCCGTGACCCGGCGCCCAGCCGCACGGTGGCGATCGCATGGCGTGCCAGCTTCCCTCGTCCCAAGGCGATCGATGCCCTGATCCGGGCCATCAATCAGTGTCAGATGTCGAACATGCAGGCCGCATGAGTGCCACCCAGTCCGTCACTGCGCTGACCGGCGTCGGTGACAGCATGGCCGAACGTCTGGCACGGCTGGGTATCACCACCCCGGAAGACCTGCTCTTTCATCTGCCGCTACGCTATCAGGATCGCACCCGGGTCACGCCGATCGGCGAAACCCGGGCTGGCGCCGAAGCCGTGATCGAAGGTGAAATCACCGCTGCCAACGTGGTGCAGGGGCGCCGCCGCAGTCTGCTGGTGCGATTGAAGGATGCCACCGGCATCGTGTCATTGCGCTTTTTCCACTTCTCTCCTGCTCAGCAGCAACAGCTGGTACCGGGCGTCCGGGTACGGCTGTTCGGCGAGGCACGTGCCGGCAGCACCGGCCTGGAGTTCTATCATCCGGAGTATCGGCTGCTGGGGCGTCAGAGCACGGCGGAAACTGCCAGCGAGGAGAGCCTGACACCGATCTATCCCACCACCGAAGGGCTCACCCAGCCCCGCTTGCGCGGTCTGATCGATCAGGCACTCAAACGACTCGATGAACATCCCGAGCGTCTCACCGAGCTGATCCCCGAGGCGCTGCGCGCCCGTTTTCGGCTGCCGGGTCTCGCGGAATCACTGCGTTATCTGCACCATCCCCCCCCTGATGCACCGCTGGAAAAGCTGGCCGAAGGGGGCCATCCCACGCAACGCCGTCTGGCGCTGGAAGAGCTGCTGGCACATCAGCTGAGCCTGCGCCAGATCCGCCAGCGTATTCAGCACGATCATGCGCCGGCACTGCCTCGCGATGGGGCATTGGCCGCCCGCTTTCTGACCGCACTGCCCTTCTCGCTGACCAGCGCTCAGCGTCGTGTGCTCGGCGAAATCGGCCTGGACATGGCGCGTCAGGCGCCGATGCTGCGGCTGGTACAGGGGGATGTCGGCTCGGGCAAGACGGTAGTCGCCGCCATGGCCATGCTGGCAGCGGTCAGTGGCGGTTGTCAGGCTGCTCTGATGGCCCCCACGGAATTGCTCGCCGAGCAGCACTATCGCACTCTGAAGAGCTGGTTCGAACCGCTGGGACTGGAAGTCGCCTGGCTGGCCGGTCGCC
This DNA window, taken from Kushneria phosphatilytica, encodes the following:
- a CDS encoding SDR family oxidoreductase; amino-acid sequence: MNRTILILGCGDVGTALGRLLVAQGHRVIGVRRNSIATLAETGIEGVALDVNAPDALNTLPDADIIVYAISADRFEEKAYQTAYVDGLTATLDHFEARRHPPQHVFFVSSTSVYGQQQGETVDEESPLEPASFSGQRLIEAEQRLERSPLPGTTVRFSGIYGPGRERLIGQVREGRIAPATPVMYSNRIHRDDCAGVLDFLIRRVFEGKSPEAVYLASDRESAPLHEVMMWLARRLKVEPSNEIQSPLRRRASKRCDSRRLIETGYDFRYPTFREGYEDILRQGGFMPAEPV
- the spoT gene encoding bifunctional GTP diphosphokinase/guanosine-3',5'-bis pyrophosphate 3'-pyrophosphohydrolase yields the protein MFTIDDLADRLDGYLSAEEIAQVKRAFYYAEQAHDGQRRRSGEPYVTHPLAVANILANMHMDHQSLMAAMLHDVIEDTGITKEALAQQFGEEVAELVDGVSKLTQITFEDKAVAQAENFQKMVMAMSRDIRVIIVKLADRLHNMRTLGALRPDKKRRIARETLEIYARIASRLGINTIRVELEDLSFQAIHPMRAERIQRAVTRARGHRRSMVRHIQSTLQKCLDDDELPGTVIGRQKHLLSIYRKMRDKQKSFNELMDVFGFRIITDRVDTCYRILGAVHNLYKPVPGRFKDYIAIPKANGYQSLHTTLFGSNGIPIEVQIRTREMEAMANNGVAAHWLYKAGQTDRPIAMGSHARAREWVRGLLEMQRHAGNSLEFIEHVKNDLFPDDTYVFTPRGDIMELPRGATAVDFAYAVHTDIGNSCIACRIDRHLAPLSTPLQSGQTVEIITAPGARPNLAWLSFVVTAKARSAVRHFLKNQQRSDSIMLGRRLLNQSLAQFDTRLDELPPRRIDGALDTFGLETLDDLLDSIGLGTRTVQSVVHRLVCDEHAGEGSAVKGTGPIAISGARNMVIDFARCCYPLPGDRIVGHLSAGRGMVVHRHDCTNLGECQQDPEKCLPIQWSEHVEGDFPVGLRLEIETRRGLIAELASLITDAEANIERIGIEERDERLSLVNLTLTVRNRNHLATIIRRLRNLSHVSRVARVQQ
- the recG gene encoding ATP-dependent DNA helicase RecG → MSATQSVTALTGVGDSMAERLARLGITTPEDLLFHLPLRYQDRTRVTPIGETRAGAEAVIEGEITAANVVQGRRRSLLVRLKDATGIVSLRFFHFSPAQQQQLVPGVRVRLFGEARAGSTGLEFYHPEYRLLGRQSTAETASEESLTPIYPTTEGLTQPRLRGLIDQALKRLDEHPERLTELIPEALRARFRLPGLAESLRYLHHPPPDAPLEKLAEGGHPTQRRLALEELLAHQLSLRQIRQRIQHDHAPALPRDGALAARFLTALPFSLTSAQRRVLGEIGLDMARQAPMLRLVQGDVGSGKTVVAAMAMLAAVSGGCQAALMAPTELLAEQHYRTLKSWFEPLGLEVAWLAGRLKGRARLDAKAAIAEGHAQIVVGTHALFQADVHFHRLGLAVIDEQHRFGVHQRLALRQKGEQSVGEAGGLTPHQLIMTATPIPRTLAMSAYADLDVSIIDELPPGRTPVKTVAISDERRPEVIERIREACRDGRQAYWVCTLIEESEALTCQAAEATHEALVEALEGFSVGLVHGRMKTAEKTATMNAFKEGELDLLVATTVIEVGVDVPNASLMIIENPERLGLAQLHQLRGRVGRGSTESFCVLLYHPPLSEHSRERLGVLRESNDGFRIAEKDLALRGPGEVLGTRQTGLVGMHIADLTRDRDLLEPVRELADALLEQAPDAVEPLIRRWLGEDANRYGQV
- a CDS encoding hydrogen peroxide-inducible genes activator; the encoded protein is MTLTELRYIVTLAQERHFGRAAERCFVSQPTLSVAVKKLEDELGVALFERSKSTVQVTPLGERIVAQAGRVLEQANTIRELASEGKDQLSSPLRIGAIYTIGPYLFPHLIPALAEQAPQMPLYIEESLTGELRRRLRSGELDVIVVALPFNEPDVLTRSLYEEPFKVLLPAGHQWLSHTEIDKEWLLEERLLLLGEGHCFRDQILEACPAINSQLSHPDNPLVAEGGSLETIRHMVASGLGITILPQSAMGTDHYGNGLLESRPFRDPAPSRTVAIAWRASFPRPKAIDALIRAINQCQMSNMQAA
- a CDS encoding RidA family protein codes for the protein MSNRAAIHTDRAPAAIGPYSQAIKAGNTIYLSGQIPLDPTNMELVGGDIELQARQVFDNMAAVCREAGGSLSDVVKLNLYLTDLDNFSKVNQIMEEYFDEPYPARAAVGVKALPRGSQVEAEGIMLLGD